In Promicromonospora sp. Populi, one genomic interval encodes:
- the folP gene encoding dihydropteroate synthase, whose protein sequence is MGVVNVTPDSFSDGGEWFEPSAAVAHGLELLGEGADILDVGGESTRPGSVRVPQEQELARVLPVIERLTAHGAVVSVDTTRAAVAERAVAAGARIVNDVSGGLADPEMGRAVAETGAAYVAMHWRGHADVMDDLQEYNDVVADVRDELAARMAALHDAGVRHDQVILDPGLGFAKAGVLNWPLLAHLDVLHELGRPVLVGASRKRFLGHLLADSSGHTALPRARDDATAAISALSAAAGAWCVRVHTVRASADAVRVAAAWTAAGDEPRVGSPGTSPRSAQGALTSTVALTTESWTAGDQGVPTWQDSGARKDDGRRPR, encoded by the coding sequence ATGGGCGTGGTCAACGTCACCCCGGACTCGTTCTCGGACGGGGGCGAGTGGTTCGAGCCGTCGGCCGCCGTCGCGCACGGGCTGGAGCTGCTCGGCGAGGGCGCGGACATCCTGGACGTGGGCGGGGAATCCACCCGGCCCGGGTCGGTGCGCGTGCCGCAGGAGCAGGAGCTGGCGCGCGTGCTGCCCGTCATCGAGCGGCTCACCGCGCACGGCGCGGTCGTGAGCGTGGACACCACCCGTGCGGCAGTCGCCGAGCGGGCGGTGGCCGCAGGCGCACGCATCGTGAACGACGTCTCCGGCGGGCTCGCCGACCCGGAGATGGGCCGTGCCGTCGCCGAGACCGGCGCCGCGTACGTGGCGATGCACTGGCGCGGGCACGCGGACGTCATGGACGACCTCCAGGAGTACAACGACGTCGTGGCGGACGTGCGCGACGAGCTGGCCGCCCGGATGGCCGCGCTGCACGACGCCGGGGTGCGGCACGACCAGGTGATCCTTGATCCAGGGCTCGGCTTCGCCAAGGCCGGGGTGCTCAACTGGCCGCTGCTGGCGCACCTCGACGTGCTGCACGAGCTGGGCCGCCCCGTGCTCGTGGGCGCCTCCCGCAAGCGGTTCCTGGGCCACCTGCTGGCCGACTCGTCGGGGCACACGGCGCTGCCGCGGGCCCGGGACGACGCGACGGCCGCGATCTCGGCCCTGTCGGCGGCCGCCGGCGCCTGGTGCGTGCGTGTGCATACTGTCCGGGCGAGTGCCGACGCCGTCCGGGTGGCGGCCGCGTGGACTGCCGCGGGCGACGAGCCCCGGGTAGGGTCACCGGGTACCTCTCCCCGATCCGCGCAGGGGGCATTGACTTCTACCGTGGCCTTGACCACAGAATCGTGGACGGCCGGGGATCAGGGCGTGCCGACCTGGCAGGATTCCGGTGCACGCAAGGACGACGGGAGGAGACCACGGTGA
- the folE gene encoding GTP cyclohydrolase I FolE, with product MTDGAATRLSAPARRAADIPPYDAARAEAAVRELLIAVGEDPAREGLRETPARVARAYREIFAGLRQEPEDVLTTTFDLGHEEMVLVKDIEVYSTCEHHLVPFHGVAHVGYIPNVDGRITGLSKLARLVEVFARRPQVQERMTTQIADSLVRILEPRGVLVVVQCEHLCMSMRGVRKAGSRTITSAVRGVMRDGATRAEAMSLILGK from the coding sequence ATGACCGACGGGGCAGCCACCCGCCTTTCGGCGCCCGCGCGGCGTGCGGCGGACATTCCGCCGTACGACGCCGCGCGGGCCGAGGCGGCGGTGCGCGAGCTTCTCATCGCCGTCGGCGAGGACCCGGCGCGGGAGGGCCTGCGGGAGACCCCGGCCCGGGTTGCCCGGGCGTACCGGGAGATCTTCGCCGGCCTGCGGCAGGAGCCCGAGGACGTGCTGACCACCACCTTCGACCTCGGGCACGAGGAGATGGTGCTGGTCAAGGACATCGAGGTCTACTCCACCTGCGAGCACCACCTGGTGCCGTTCCACGGCGTGGCGCACGTGGGGTACATCCCGAACGTCGACGGCCGCATCACCGGGCTGAGCAAGCTGGCCCGCCTGGTGGAGGTCTTCGCCCGGCGTCCCCAGGTCCAGGAGCGGATGACCACGCAGATCGCCGACTCCCTGGTGCGGATCCTCGAGCCGCGCGGTGTGCTCGTGGTGGTCCAGTGCGAGCACCTGTGCATGTCCATGCGCGGTGTCCGCAAGGCCGGTTCGCGCACCATCACCTCCGCGGTGCGCGGGGTCATGCGTGACGGCGCCACCCGAGCCGAGGCGATGAGCCTCATCCTCGGGAAGTGA